In one Nicotiana sylvestris chromosome 8, ASM39365v2, whole genome shotgun sequence genomic region, the following are encoded:
- the LOC104216076 gene encoding G-type lectin S-receptor-like serine/threonine-protein kinase At1g67520, giving the protein MEIKNKKFLFFLQFVLFLCLCFGANTIATNETLSPGDTLDADKTITMSVTRVSSGGKFEMGFFKPVAYQTHKSRRLKVVFPTTIAATLFLCSFIYLLYRTRRARSKGNSQPNNCLNTEKGENDLINEEDEKGIDIQFFTLESILAATDNFSEENKLGRGGFGPVYKVLAKYHLFS; this is encoded by the exons AtggaaatcaaaaataaaaaatttctctttttcctgcAATTTGTACTCTTCTTGTGCTTATGTTTTGGAGCTAACACCATCGCTACAAATGAGACCTTGTCCCCTGGAGATACCCTCGATGCAGACAAAACCATAACAATGAGCGTAACAAGAGTTTCTTCGGGTGGCAAATTTGAGATGGGCTTCTTCAAACCAG TTGCATACCAAACACATAAATCGAGAAGGCTAAAAGTAGTTTTTCCTACTACAATTGCCGCTACTCTTTTTCTATGTAGCTTTATCTACCTACTCTATAGAACAAGGAGAGCAAGAAGTAAAG GAAATTCACAGCCAAACAACTGCTTAAACACTGAAAAGGGAGAAAATGACTTAATAAACGAAGAGGATGAGAAGGGCATCGATATTCAATTCTTTACTTTGGAAAGCATTCTAGCGGCAACAGATAACTTCTCAGAAGAAAATAAGCTAGGACGTGGTGGTTTTGGCCCTGTTTATAAGGTTCTTGCAAAGTATCATTTATTTTCTTAG